In a genomic window of Methanosarcina horonobensis HB-1 = JCM 15518:
- the gatC gene encoding Asp-tRNA(Asn)/Glu-tRNA(Gln) amidotransferase subunit GatC, translating into MITKEDVEHIGWLARIEINEQETVEYMEKLNSVLEYFGQLDELPTEDVAPTYHVAEVYNVFREDVAEECLPQEVVLANTEHKQDGAFRVPKIG; encoded by the coding sequence ATGATCACAAAAGAAGATGTAGAACACATCGGCTGGCTTGCCCGTATTGAGATAAATGAGCAGGAAACAGTCGAGTATATGGAAAAACTTAACTCAGTTCTGGAGTACTTCGGGCAGCTTGATGAACTGCCTACTGAAGATGTTGCTCCTACATACCACGTTGCTGAGGTCTATAATGTATTCAGGGAAGATGTGGCGGAAGAATGCCTCCCGCAGGAAGTTGTTCTTGCAAACACCGAGCACAAGCAGGACGGGGCTTTCAGGGTCCCGAAAATCGGCTGA
- a CDS encoding OsmC family protein, whose protein sequence is MIVNRVEVDQFNETLQKARDDSSKTKKVIEFEGNWEIGKMGPQFSANINIESGGEFLIQSDEPMSLGGGGTAPNPVQYALYGIAACFAATFAKWTAMEGIVLNQFKIKVRADMNLGVSFGIYQEPAAPIYERIKFDIIVDSEMSPEEIEKFKEITKQRCPCYYCLTTSIIPEIIFTRVDREL, encoded by the coding sequence TTGATAGTAAATAGAGTAGAGGTAGATCAATTCAATGAAACTCTTCAAAAAGCAAGAGATGATTCTTCAAAAACTAAAAAGGTAATTGAGTTTGAAGGAAATTGGGAAATTGGCAAGATGGGACCTCAATTTTCAGCAAATATAAATATCGAAAGCGGTGGAGAGTTCTTGATTCAATCTGATGAGCCCATGTCTTTAGGAGGTGGAGGAACTGCTCCCAATCCCGTGCAATATGCCCTTTATGGAATAGCAGCCTGTTTTGCAGCTACTTTCGCCAAATGGACTGCAATGGAGGGTATAGTGCTCAACCAGTTTAAGATAAAGGTCAGGGCTGACATGAATTTAGGCGTAAGTTTTGGAATTTATCAGGAACCTGCAGCCCCTATTTATGAACGTATTAAGTTCGATATTATAGTCGATTCGGAAATGAGCCCGGAAGAAATCGAAAAGTTTAAAGAGATCACGAAACAGCGTTGCCCATGCTATTATTGTTTGACAACGTCAATCATTCCAGAAATCATATTTACAAGGGTTGATCGGGAACTTTAA
- a CDS encoding Coenzyme F420 hydrogenase/dehydrogenase, beta subunit C-terminal domain gives MPLDPICKKIISDNTEYFSDYGGKHYYFCSTECKHKFDTLEKSVIRLKRSLSEKEKISFGKLKRDIIKPGICTLCGACAASCEYITIKDGKPELVGPCKACGVCYYQCPRTITTEEGLIGSFRYAYAAKSAIPEIQGQDGGVVTSLLLYALDEGLIDCAVVTIRSEEEPWKPIPIVARTREEILKSSGSIYSHSMTLEALMSAVKQGMNSVAFVGTSCNIDAVTKMQRSSYGFLHLFMRAKVLKLGLFCMDTFSYEGIKAVLESYGITLDNVDAMKIRKGKFEVTLKDGKEHVFELSDFDEYRSSSCRFCTDLTAENSDISFGGVGSPKGYTTVLARSAIGYEIFNEAVDNGYIEARQLTDDELERVLNLAKMKKVQMYALHMRQKA, from the coding sequence ATGCCACTAGATCCTATTTGCAAGAAAATTATATCTGACAATACTGAATACTTTTCGGATTACGGGGGAAAACATTACTATTTCTGCAGTACTGAATGCAAGCACAAGTTCGATACACTTGAAAAAAGCGTTATTCGGCTCAAGCGCAGCCTGAGCGAAAAAGAGAAGATTTCTTTTGGAAAACTAAAGCGTGATATCATAAAGCCGGGCATCTGCACTCTTTGCGGAGCCTGTGCAGCAAGTTGCGAATACATAACCATCAAAGATGGAAAACCTGAATTGGTAGGCCCCTGTAAAGCCTGCGGAGTCTGTTACTACCAGTGCCCAAGAACCATCACCACAGAAGAAGGACTGATAGGTAGCTTCAGATATGCCTATGCTGCAAAATCTGCCATACCGGAAATACAGGGCCAGGACGGAGGAGTTGTGACTTCTCTTCTTCTCTATGCTCTGGATGAGGGACTTATTGACTGCGCTGTGGTTACAATCCGTTCAGAAGAAGAACCCTGGAAACCAATACCCATAGTTGCAAGAACCAGGGAGGAAATCCTGAAGAGTAGCGGCAGTATTTACTCTCACTCAATGACACTCGAAGCCCTTATGAGTGCAGTCAAACAGGGAATGAACAGCGTTGCATTTGTAGGGACAAGTTGCAATATCGATGCCGTAACAAAAATGCAAAGAAGTTCTTACGGTTTTCTGCACCTCTTCATGAGAGCAAAAGTTCTCAAACTGGGGCTCTTCTGTATGGACACTTTTTCCTATGAAGGAATCAAAGCAGTGCTGGAAAGCTACGGTATCACATTAGATAATGTAGATGCCATGAAAATCCGAAAAGGAAAATTCGAAGTTACCCTGAAAGACGGAAAAGAACACGTCTTCGAACTCAGTGACTTTGACGAATATAGAAGCTCCTCCTGCCGTTTCTGCACAGACCTGACCGCCGAAAACTCAGACATCTCCTTTGGAGGAGTTGGCAGCCCCAAAGGCTACACCACAGTTCTTGCCCGTTCAGCCATAGGCTATGAAATCTTCAACGAAGCTGTAGACAACGGTTACATCGAAGCCCGACAACTTACGGACGACGAACTGGAAAGAGTCCTCAACCTGGCCAAGATGAAAAAGGTACAGATGTACGCACTGCACATGAGACAAAAAGCATAA
- a CDS encoding methanogenesis marker 14 protein, giving the protein MALKPRIAESPQVRLIDLKSKPFFIVASVEVGNTTTKSILTATNMDTGRTHIINKVVRMTRDVRPPKPGEVVFGKTLTGVELTRESVAELVKSTLTESMEKASLDIKTDLNFVVRSTGVVAGFDSPEEVGEFIKALADGCLMAGVPPKNMTPPMSISNISKKLQKYSKLEKVIFDGAVAGVVPPIGSTGVEIVANEMEGELATAGIKEAAKLTDVDFRNPCISIDFGTTLDGRITSPDQPYAKTIGNFCGYAGAIPDAIIRGSKIVDSKVGTALEVFEKQKPPSFITLKMKAKAIEDYSRRIHELIIIEKVPGDRKRYGSVPVRPDAAEEIGVTLIGCDVGENGSNMGKLSAIGMEICKSHGLPIVYAVIDEVMAGVVCRLIEVAKKEGLIFEDSTFGITGRAGITGNKPKLILSCLEKMNLAPKIDERVVFVDDGLARGAAVMARCMNSLGSPQNPLGGRHGGKCILAQRMKMQEK; this is encoded by the coding sequence ATGGCTCTGAAACCCAGAATTGCAGAATCTCCTCAGGTTCGTTTGATTGACCTCAAGTCAAAACCGTTCTTTATTGTAGCTTCAGTAGAAGTAGGTAATACCACAACCAAAAGTATCCTTACAGCCACAAATATGGATACTGGCAGGACGCACATCATAAACAAGGTTGTGCGCATGACAAGGGACGTCCGTCCTCCAAAACCCGGAGAAGTCGTGTTCGGAAAGACACTTACGGGTGTGGAACTGACACGCGAGTCCGTTGCAGAACTGGTTAAAAGCACACTTACCGAATCCATGGAGAAAGCCAGCCTGGATATCAAAACCGACCTGAATTTCGTGGTACGTTCCACAGGTGTAGTTGCAGGCTTTGATTCCCCTGAAGAAGTCGGCGAATTTATCAAAGCCTTGGCAGACGGATGTCTGATGGCAGGAGTCCCTCCTAAAAATATGACCCCTCCAATGTCTATCTCCAACATTTCTAAAAAACTCCAGAAATACAGCAAACTGGAAAAGGTGATTTTTGATGGGGCTGTAGCTGGCGTTGTGCCTCCGATCGGCTCTACAGGTGTTGAAATTGTTGCAAACGAAATGGAGGGAGAGCTTGCAACAGCAGGAATAAAGGAAGCGGCTAAACTGACGGATGTTGATTTCAGGAATCCCTGCATTTCAATTGATTTCGGGACTACCCTTGACGGCAGGATCACAAGCCCAGACCAACCATATGCAAAAACAATTGGAAACTTCTGCGGATACGCAGGTGCAATTCCTGACGCTATTATTAGGGGCTCGAAGATTGTTGATTCGAAAGTAGGAACTGCTCTGGAAGTTTTTGAAAAACAGAAACCGCCTTCTTTCATCACTCTGAAGATGAAAGCTAAAGCCATAGAAGATTATTCAAGGCGCATTCATGAGCTCATTATCATTGAAAAAGTCCCTGGAGACCGAAAGAGATACGGGAGCGTTCCTGTCAGGCCGGATGCGGCTGAAGAGATAGGTGTAACACTTATAGGCTGCGATGTGGGAGAGAACGGCTCAAATATGGGAAAACTGAGTGCAATAGGCATGGAGATTTGCAAAAGCCATGGATTACCTATTGTTTATGCTGTGATTGATGAGGTAATGGCAGGAGTGGTTTGCAGGCTTATAGAGGTTGCAAAGAAAGAAGGTCTCATTTTTGAAGACAGCACTTTCGGAATCACAGGCAGAGCAGGAATTACCGGGAACAAACCTAAGCTGATTTTGAGCTGCCTGGAGAAAATGAATCTTGCCCCTAAAATCGATGAGAGAGTGGTCTTTGTAGACGATGGGCTTGCCAGAGGTGCAGCTGTTATGGCCCGTTGTATGAACTCTTTGGGTTCACCGCAAAATCCGCTTGGCGGCAGGCACGGTGGAAAATGTATTCTTGCACAGCGGATGAAAATGCAGGAAAAATGA
- a CDS encoding DUF2098 domain-containing protein, producing the protein MADAEEITAIGRNKKTIKVGDAVKYVNSDTVSRVTEIKKDEQGKVWALLESTDLWYKEETLEYTDLKPTEKKEEREFTAEELEERFRKERETMQAFDLGKAGGGGAGG; encoded by the coding sequence ATGGCTGATGCTGAGGAAATCACAGCGATAGGGCGGAACAAGAAGACTATCAAAGTGGGAGATGCTGTCAAATACGTAAATAGCGATACTGTAAGTCGTGTGACCGAGATCAAAAAGGATGAACAGGGAAAAGTCTGGGCCCTGCTCGAGAGTACAGATCTCTGGTATAAAGAAGAAACTCTGGAATATACAGATCTCAAACCCACGGAAAAGAAAGAAGAAAGAGAATTTACTGCCGAAGAACTGGAAGAAAGGTTCAGGAAAGAAAGAGAAACAATGCAGGCTTTCGACCTTGGAAAAGCCGGAGGAGGAGGGGCAGGAGGCTAA
- the mptA gene encoding GTP cyclohydrolase MptA: MEHCTFNLPDVQASKPSIAINLTRVGVTNMKKLVEIKRKDKRPIVLISTFDVFVDLPSDRKGANLSRNFEAVDEVLEKVLSTPVYEIEQLCSDIAHNLLGRHEYANQAEVRMKSEYMIRRASPSTGIKCQEVVNIFAEASAVRGNGDRDYFDVKKLIGAEVVGMTACPCAQEIMRDKAANELADLGVDRDTIIKFLERVPMATHNQRGRGIISIKVAHDFDVSLESIIKIIERSMSSSVYEVLKRSDEKVVVETAHKNPKFVEDCVRAMADNVVKEFPNLPDNAVITIKQINEESIHRHNAFAERVALMGDLRKEISQ; this comes from the coding sequence ATGGAACACTGCACTTTCAATCTCCCGGATGTCCAGGCCAGCAAACCAAGCATAGCTATTAACCTCACCCGCGTTGGGGTAACAAATATGAAAAAGCTGGTTGAAATCAAACGTAAAGACAAGCGTCCAATAGTATTGATTTCAACTTTTGATGTCTTTGTTGACCTGCCTTCAGACCGTAAGGGAGCAAACCTTTCGAGGAACTTTGAAGCCGTAGACGAAGTTCTGGAAAAGGTCCTCAGCACACCGGTGTATGAAATAGAACAATTATGCAGCGATATTGCACATAACCTTCTCGGCCGCCATGAATATGCAAATCAGGCTGAAGTCAGGATGAAAAGCGAATATATGATAAGGCGAGCCTCTCCTTCCACAGGGATCAAGTGTCAGGAAGTAGTTAATATCTTTGCCGAAGCTTCAGCTGTAAGGGGCAATGGCGATAGAGATTACTTTGATGTGAAAAAGCTGATAGGAGCTGAAGTTGTGGGAATGACTGCCTGCCCCTGCGCTCAGGAAATTATGAGAGATAAAGCCGCAAATGAACTTGCCGACCTTGGGGTTGACAGAGATACAATAATAAAATTCCTGGAAAGAGTCCCGATGGCTACCCATAACCAGCGCGGAAGAGGCATTATCTCAATCAAAGTAGCTCACGATTTTGATGTTTCCCTGGAAAGCATAATCAAGATTATTGAGCGTTCCATGAGTTCAAGCGTGTATGAAGTCCTGAAACGCTCAGACGAGAAGGTTGTTGTCGAAACTGCACACAAGAACCCGAAGTTTGTGGAAGACTGTGTAAGAGCAATGGCAGATAATGTAGTAAAAGAATTCCCGAACCTTCCCGATAATGCTGTAATTACTATCAAGCAAATCAATGAGGAAAGCATACACAGACACAATGCATTTGCCGAAAGGGTAGCCCTCATGGGAGATCTCAGGAAAGAAATTAGTCAGTAA